Part of the Bacteroidota bacterium genome is shown below.
CGGAATTCCTTCGAGATCTTTTTTATTTGATTTCGCGAATTTGACTTTGAAATCCATATCGGTTTCATTGATGTCGGGCAAACCATCGAAACTGAAATTACCGGCTACACGGGAAATTTCTCCGAAACGCAGATCCACATTTTTGCAACGCAGATGTTCTACTGTTCCCTTCATATCGCCGGTGAGCAATATTTTTTTTCGCATACCAATGAGATCGGGAGAGAAATAAGCAATGTCGGCCATCTCCACAATACTTTCTGAAAAATGATTATCCATTTTCACTTTGTGAACGAAATCATCGGCAACATCATCTGTAGAAGCAAAAGTGAAACAGAGAAAACCATCCACATCACTTCCGTTACGTGTTGAGAATTTGAGATTATCGAAACGCGCAAACGTATCGCCCACTGTGACGAGTGAAGAGAAAGTTTCAAGAGTGAGTCCGCATTTTTCTTTCGCTTCCATATTCACCACGCGAACACGAAGCGAATCGCCCATCGGATCGATGTTAGAAAAATCGGCATTGATGCCCGTAACGCGAATATCATCATAATCCATTCCGCGGTCTTTATCATTCCAGCGCGTGTCTATGTAAGCCACCGTTACATTGTGCAAACCTATTCCGCCCAACTCCACTTTCCACGGAGCATTTCCTGATTTAGTGGTTGTGTCATTACCCTGAAAATATTTCTGAATGAAACGATAACTCAATCCATGTTCGCCTTTGTACTTTTTTATTTTCACTGTTGCATCGGTGAGATCAATTGCATCAATGGATAAATATTTATCGTTCCAGGAAAAAGTGTGAATGCCTGCTTTGAGTTCACTGGCATAAAGCAACGTATCACCATGCTGATCTTCAACGTAAATTCCTTTGAGGACCGCACTCGTGAAGAATTCGATGTCCACACTCTTTACGGATACTTTCGTCTTTAATTCTTTCGAGAGATAATTGGCCGCTTTATTTGCGAGCCACGTCTGACAAGCAGGACTTTTCAAAGCAAAATACGCACCGATGAGCAGGACAAAAATGACCGCAAAGAACCAGGCAATTATTTTGCCGGTCTTTTTGATAATTTTAACCACTTTTTCCCTCTTGATCCTCATCATACAAAAATAACGATAATGCCCGTCATACTCGGAATTGAGTCATCGTGCGACGATACTGCAGCAGCTGTTATAAAAGACGGCAAATTGCTTGCCAGCATTGTCGCGGGACAGGATGTGCACCGGCAATGGGGAGGAGTCATTCCGGAATTAGCTTCGCGGACACACCAGCAGCACATTGTTCCTGTAATAGATCAAACGCTGAAGAAGGCGGGAATAGTGTGCAATGAAATTGATGCCGTTGCATTCACGCGCGGACCCGGGCTGCTGGGCGCGCTGCTCGTGGGAACTTCGTTTGCAAAATCGTTCGCGCTCGCATTGGGAAAACCGATCATCGAAGTGAATCACATGCAGGCGCACGTACTCGCGCATTTCATTGGCGATGGTACTGAAAAAGATGTTCCTGAATTTCCATTTATATGCCTTACTGTTTCCGGTGGCCACACACAACTCATTCGTGTTGATGATGCGTACACTTTTTCGATATTGGGAGAAACCATTGACGATGCGGCAGGAGAAGCATTTGACAAGACTGCGAAAATTCTTGGCTTGCAATACCCGGGTGGCCCGCTCGTAGATGCGCATGCGCAGAAGGGAAATCCTGTGGCATTTCATTTTCCCATTGCTAAAATTCCCGGATTGAATTTCAGTTTCAGCGGACTGAAAACTTCGGTGCTATATTTCATTCGCGATGAAATAAAAAAAAATGAAAACTTTGTTAATGAGCGGATGAATGATCTCTGCGCATCGGTTCAGCACACGATCATCAGAACTTTACTTCTGAAACTTGAAATTGCGGCAAAGGAAACGGGAATAAAACAAATTGCGCTTGGAGGCGGAGTGTCGGCCAATTCGGGTTTGAGAAAAGAGTTAAAGCTACTCGGCGAAAAGAAAGGATGGAAAATTTTTATTCCGCCGTTTGAATTCTGCACAGACAATGCAGCGATGATCGCGATGACGGGATATTTTAAATTCCTGAGAAAAGATTTTTCATCACAGGATGTTGCGCCGCTTCCGGGATTTCATTTGTAGAGACAAAAGCTCATTAGTCATCCGTATATTCGTACATCTGTATATCTGTACAATCTGTAATCCCCCCTTATGAAAAAAATAATCACTTCAAAAAATGCCCCTGCTCCTATTGGCCCGTATTCGCACGGCGTGCTTTGCGGCAATATGCTTTTTATTTCGGGCCAGGTTGGCAAACATCCCGCAACAGGAGAAATTCCTGCTGATGTGGAATCGCAAACAAAACAGGTGATGTCGAATCTCAATGGCATACTCCAGGAATCCGGAATGGATTATTCAAACGTGGTGAAGACAACGATCTTCCTGAAAGATCTGAATCACTTTTCGAAAGTGAACGAGATCTACGGTTCGAATTTCTCCGGGAATTTTCCTGCGCGCGAAACAGTGGAAGTTTCAAGACTACCTTTGGATGTTCTAGTAGAAATTTCAGTCATCGCTGTGAAATAGAATGGAGAGTGGAGTATCTTGATTTATGCTTATCCAATTTCTCCCAACCCAGAACTCAGAACTAAATGTGTGGAATAACCGGCGCGATCGCATTCACTGAATCGGGAAAAAAATATCTCGGTAAAATTGCCGACGCCGTAAAATCGCTCAAGCACCGTGGCCCCGATGGTGAAGGGATTTTCCTGCACGATCATGTTGCATTCGGCCACACGCGCCTCGCGATCATCGATACCACTTCACTCGCTTCACAACCTTTCACTTCGAACGACGGGCGATACACGATCATTCTCAATGGGGAAATTTTCAATTATCGTGAACTGCGCGCTGAACTTGAAAAAGAAGGAATGCAATTCCGCTCGAAGAGTGATACGGAAATTCTGCTCGGCTTATTTTCGAAGAAAGGAAAAAGTTGCCTGGAAATGCTGAATGGATTTTTCGCATTCGCGATCCATGACAAAATCGATAATTCTGTTTTCATTGCACGTGACCGGTTCGGGGAAAAACCATTTTTCTATTATTCCGACAATGATGTTTTTCTTTTTGCATCGGAGCCGAAGGCGATCGCAGCTTTCGGCGTAGAAATAATTCCTGATGAAGATGTAATGCCGCTTTTTTTTCACCTGAATTACACGCCATCGTGCGAACACACGCTACTCGCAGGCATTCACGAAATACCGCAGGGATCTTACGCAGGTTTTTCAGAAAAAAAATCTTTCCAGCTCCACAAATACTATTCGCTTCCTCATCACAAAAAAGAAATCAGCTATGAGGAAGCAAAAAAAGAATTCAGGCGGCTGCTGGAAAAAGCAGTCACCGACCGGTTGGTTTCCGATGTCCCGCTCGGATCATTTCTCAGCGGCGGACTCGATTCATCGGTGGTCACAGCCATTGCTGCGAAACACAAAGAACATCTCGAAACTTTTTCCATTGGTTTCCGCGACCAGTCGTTCTTCGATGAAACAAAATTCGCTGAATCTGTTTCTGCGCATCTCGGAACACGACATCATGTTTTCTCGGTTACGAATGATGATCTGCTGGCATCGCTTCATTCTTTCTTCAAAGAATTAGACGAGCCCTTTGCCGATTCATCTGTACTTGCGCTGAATATTCTTTCGCAGGAAACGAAGAAACATGTTACCGTTGCGCTTTCCGGTGATGGCGCCGATGAATTGCTGGGGGGATACAATAAACATGAAGCAGAATTGCGTGTTCGGAAAAAAGGTTTATCCAATTTCATTATTGATGTGGGCGCTCCCATGCTCGGCGGACTTCCTCAATCCAGAAATTCGCGTTTCTCCAACCGCATGCGCCAGCTCGGAAAATATGCTGAAGGACTGAAATTATCTGCCACCGAACGTTATTACCGATGGGCAGGATTCTGCACGGATGAAGAAGTGGATCGTTTATTATTAAAAAAAAGATCGAGAAATTCCCGCCACATCGAAAAAGAGATCGTCACCGGGATACATCACAACGGGGAATTCAACGAAGTGCTGCGCGCCGACATGAGAATTGTACTCGAAGGCGATATGCTCGTGAAAGTAGATCGCATGAGTATGTGGAACGGGTTGGAAGTGCGCCCGCCTTTTCTTGATCATCATCTCGTGGATTTCGTGATGCAGCTTCCTTCCGATTTCAAGATAGAACCGGGAAACAGAAAAAAAATATTGCGCGAATCTTTTCATGATCTTCTTCCGGCAGAAATTTTTACAAGGAAAAAACAGGGCTTCGAAGTTCCGCTGTTGAAATGGTTCCGGAATGAACTCAGCGGAATGATCGAAGAATTGCTCAATGAAAAATTCATTCACGAACAACATCTTTTCAATCCCGAAGAAATAAAAAAACTGCGACGCAGGTTGAATTCAAATAACCCCGGCGATTCTGTTGCGCGCATCTGGGGACTGATCGTTTTCCAGAAATGGTGGAAAAAATATGTTGAGAATAAGTGAAGAATAAAATTTTTAAAAAATAAATTCCAATTTCGTACACTTTCGTATTTCGTAACTTTCAGTAACCTTTTCGTCCCGATTGCTATCGGGATTCTCACGCTATGCCTAAAGTCCTTCGTATCACCAATCGTTTCAACCTGGGTGGCATCACTTACAATGTGAGTTACCTGAGCCGCTACCTCGCGCCTGAATTTGAAACAATGCTCATCGGAGGGCCGAATGAAACAAGTGAAGAGAGTTCACTTTTCATCCCGGAATCGCTCGGGCTTCATCCCGTTATCATTCCGCAAATGAGAAGAAGTGTGAATCCGTTCAACGATCTCGCCGCATACAAGAAGATCAAAAAGATCATTCGCGAATTCAAACCCGACATCGTGCACACGCATGCATCGAAGGCAGGCGCGCTCGGTCGGATGGCGGCGTTTCATTGCAAAGTTCCCGTGATCGTGCATACTTTTCACGGGCATATTTTTCATTCTTATTTCGGAAAAATAAAAACGGGCGTTATCCGTTCATCTGAAAAATATCTTGCGCGAAGAACAGACGCGATCATTGCCATCAGTGAAAAACAGAAAAAAGAACTGGCCATCGATCACGGCATTTGCGGGGAAGAAAAGATTACGGTTATTCCACTTGGATTCGATCTCGGAAGGTTCCGCATTGACATGGAACAGAAAAGAAAAAATTTCAGAAAGGAATTTGAAGTGGCTGATGATGAAATAGCGATCGTGATCATTGGCCGGCTTGTGCCGGTAAAAAATCATTTCCTGTTTCTGCGCGCATTGAAAAATGTTTCGGAACAAACAAAAAAGAAGATCAGGGCATTCATTGTGGGCGACGGTGAAGAACGTTTTGCATTAGAAATAGCGGCGCGTGAAATAGGATTTGACTTTGCGACTGAAAAGATCCGCGTGAAGAAATTACTCACTTTCACTTCATGGATAAAAGATGTGGACCGCGTTCTCGCGGGAAGCGATATTGTTTGCCTTACTTCCATGAACGAAGGAACACCGGTGAGTCTCATAGAAGCGCAGGCGGCATGCAAACCTGTCGTGAGTACGCGCGTGGGTGGCGTGGAAAATATTGTTGATCCTGGAAATACGGCATTGCTTTGCGAACCGGGCGATGAAAAAAAATTCGCAGAAAATCTTCTGACACTCGTCGAGAATGAGGCCGAACGGAACAGGATGGGGAAAGACGGATGGGATCTCGTTGGAAAGAAATTTCATTATGAAAGGCTCGTCTCCGACATGAGTAATCTTTACAACAGACTGCTACATTCAAAAGGATGATAAGTAGCTTTTTGTTACCTTTGTCATTCACGAATCACCAGGGTTGCTATGAAACAGATGAAGTGTGTACGACTTTTGTTACCACTGCTTTTCTTCGCCGTAATCTTCCTCGACAGTTGCCATGTACTCAACCCGAATATCATGCTGCATGCGGGCAGAAAATATCCGTATGATTCTCTTACAACAGACAGTACAGTTGCAAAAGAATTCATCATCGGCTCTAATGATATCATTGAATTCCGGCTATTCGCAAATGATGGTTTTAAAATGGTTGACATCATCGGGAATGCAACGAATACCAATATCGTGAACAACCGCCAAAATTATGAATACACGCTCGACAACAATGGCACTGTAAAACTTCCGATCATCGGAGTTGAAACGCTGAAGGGACTTGGCGTGCGGGAAGCAGAAACCTATCTTGAACAACGTTACTCGGATTATTATGTTCACCCTTTCGTTATCATCAAGATCGTCAACAAACGCATTACTATTTATCCCGGCGAACCCGGTCAGGCGAAAGTCATTGCGTTATCGAACAACAACACTACGGTACTCGAAGCGCTGGCACTTGCCGGCGGAATAAGTTCAAGCGGGAAAGCTTATAATGTAAAACTCATCCGGCAAACTTCCGATCCGAAAAAACCGGTGAAAGTTTACAAACTCGATCTTTCTTCTATAAAAGGATTGCCCGAAGGAAATACCATTGTGCAGAGTGGCGATATCATTTACGTAGAGCCCCGTCGTGAATATGCAAAACGTACCTTGAATGAAGTGGCGCCTACCATTTCTCTCCTGACGAGTCTCATCACCGTTTACTACGTTATCACGAAGATTCACTGAACTGACCTGGACCATGATGCAGGCACAGATCAATGACCGTAATGAAACGCTCGACCGTTACAAAGAGCGTATCACAAATTTCAGCGGTGAATTTGAGATCGGGCTTTTTCTTTTCATCGCGAAACGTTCCCTGCTCCTTATTTTTTTCTTTTTTGTTCTTGCTATCGGCGGTTCGTGGTTGTACCTGCGTTACTCGCAGCCGCAATATGAATCGAACAGTACGCTCCAGCTCAACACCGACAACAACGCAAAGACGATTAATGTCCAGAATATTTATGACATGGGAGATGAAGACATTCTTCCCGGCGCTGTGGAAATGATGCGTTCCAAACTTTTTCTCGAGCGTGTACTTTCGAAACTTCCGCTCTCGGTAAGTTATTTTGCAGAAGGAACTTTTAAAAGAAATGAACATTACAAAACTTCTCCCTACACGATCGGAATTTCATTGAATCAAAAAGATTTTAGCGGAATAAGAATGAATATTGTTTTCAATGCAGCGCTGAACGGGGGTTCCATCTCCTTCAATGAAGATGGAAAGGAATTCAAAGAAAATTTTATCATGAATAAATGGGTGGAATTTCCGCAGGTTTCCATTCTTGTCACTTGTGATGAAAAAAGACTGCGCCAGATGACGACGAGCGCCGGCACTTCAAATAAATATTATTTCGTCATCAATTCGCTTGATGAACTTTATGATTCCTACCTGCCCCGGCTTAATGTGAGCATTGCGAATGAAGCGGCAAAGACCCTCCGGATCTCTTTCACGGATAATAATGCCATGAAGGCGGCTGATGTGGTGAATATGATATCCACTGAATTTATCCAGTATGATCTTGAACGCAGAAGCGAATCGGCAAACAAAACACTCGATTATATCAATTCCGAACTTGATGCGCGGCTCATGGATGAAAAACTGGTAGTGGATTCCCTCCGCGATTACCGGAGTACGCATCACATTCATGACAATGAAGTGGAGAATACTTTTACGATGAATCAATATGGTTCACTCAATGATCAGCTCACCAAAGTGCAGGTGGAGCAAAGAGTACTCGACGATATTGAAAAAAAATTACAGGATCCGAACATTGATGTGAAATCTATCCTTTCACTTCTTTCCGGCCTCGAGAATACAGCTTCGCTTCAGTTGCCGCTCAATAATCTTTACCAGTTGCTGAATGAACGGGAAGAAGCATTACAATCTGCAAAACCGCAGAGCGACGAAATCAAAGCATACGATTACCAGATCAATGTTCAGAAGAATATGATCCTGCTAAGTGTGCAAACCATCCAGTCGCAAGTGGAAATCCGCGAAAAAGCGCTGGAAGAAAAATTGCACACTTATGATTCCAGCCTTCCTTCCGGCAATGATCAAAGCGTGGAGTATTCTTCCCTGCAGCAGATGATCGAGATCGACCAGGAATTCATCAAGCGTCTTATTGAAAAAAAGGAAGAGCTCGAAGCATCGAAGCACGGATTCACTGCAAAACATGTTGTACTGGAAGAAGCGCGCATTTCCTCCACTCCTATTTCCCCGAGCAGAAATATTACCATCATCACTGCGATCATTCTTGCAATATTTTCTTCTCTTGCACTTGTAATTATCCGTTATCTGCTGCACGACAAGATCAGTTCGCTGAACGAGATCATGAAACATACGCAGGCATCAATCTCTGCACTGGGAATAATTCCGCGTTATAAAAATGAAGTTCCTATTTCGCAATTACTCGTCGATAAAAATCCGAAGTCGCTCATCGCTGAATCATTCCGCTCACTCCGCACCAATCTCCAGTTCATTTCTGCTGCAGAAGGACCGAAAGTAATGGCGGTAACTTCCACTATTTCCGGTGAAGGAAAAACTTTTGTTGCGATCAATCTTGCCGGCATCATCGCTTATTCCGGAAAAAAAGTGATCATCCTCGATCTTGATATGCGCAAGCCGAAGATCCATCTCGGTTTCAATGTTGACAATGAAAAAGGAATGAGTACGCTTCTCATTGGAAAAAATAATCTCGGAGATTGCATCCGTCATAGTTCGCTCGATAACCTGGATTTCATTACGGCCGGCCCTATTCCACCCAATCCTTCTGAATTGATCATCAGCGACCGCATGAAAAATATTGTTGATGAATTGAAAAAAACGTACGAACTGATCATCATTGATAATCCTCCGGTAGGATTAGTGACAGATGGCATCGCTATCATCAAGGAAGCAGATTACCCGGTTTATATTTTCCGCGCCGACTATTCCCGCAGAAATTTTATACAGATCGTGGACCGCTTGTACAATGAGAGTAATATCAAAAAACTTTCCGTGGTGCTGAATGGTGTGGATGTTGACCGCAAAAGTTACGGTTACAATTATGGATATGGTTACGGATATGGTTATGGTTACGGTTATGGATACTACGATGATCAGCATGGAAAAAAACGGTCGTCGAAAAGAAAAATGCCGGGCAAATAAAAACTATGCGCATCTCCCCTGTTTTCATTGAAGGATTAAAGATCATTCAGCCGGATATTTTCACCGACGATCGCGGTTATTTTTTTGAATCTTGGAATGAAAATGATTTTATGAAGAATGGCATCGCGGAAAAATTCGTGCAGGACAATCAATCTTTTTCCCACAAAGGAGTTCTCCGTGGTTTGCATTTCCAGTCGCCACCCCATGCGCAGGGAAAATTAGTGCGCGTGATAGCCGGAAAAGTTCTCGACGTAGCGGTCGACATCAGAAAAAATTCGGCAACCTTCGGAAAATATTTTTCTATTGAACTTTCTGCAAAGAACAATACCCTGCTTTTCATTCCGAACGGATTCGCCCACGGATTCGTGGCGCTGGAAGAGGATACGATCTTCGCTTACAAATGCACCGGCTATTACGATAAAAATTCTGAAATAACGATCCGGTGGAATGACCCGCAGATCGGCATTGAATGGGGAATAAAAAACCCTTCTGTTTCGGCAAAAGATGCCGCTGGAAAATTTCTCCGTGAAATAGTTTCACCTTTCTGAAAATTATTGAAGAATTCATTATGGTCACAGGGAAACTTTGCACCTCCGGCTTTCGTATTTCATTATAAACATCCATCTATAGCATTGAAAAATGAATAACGATCTCGTACTGGTCTATTCCGGATATTTCATCTGCTCGATTGTTCTTGCATTCCTGCTCAATGCGCTTTTTCTCCGTTTCTCACGCACCATGGGCATACGCGTGAATACGGAACACGTGCGGTGGAGCTCCACCCAGAAACCTTCGGTAGGCGGCATTTCTTTTTTCGTGCTTTTCCTTTTGTCGATCGCCTGTTACGCAGTTTTTTTTCCTAATCGTTTTGTTCCGCTCGATAAAAAACTACTCGGGTTGCTTTGCGCATGCACCGTTGGATTCGTGATCGGCCTTGCTGATGATGCCTACAATACAAAACCACTTCTGAAATTATCTGCACAGATTCTTTGCGGTTTCATTCTGATCGCAACCGGCCAGCAGATCGATCTTTTCCGCAATGAAACACTCAATGTAATTCTTACCATAATATGGGTCGTGGGCATTATGAATTCGATCAACATGCTTGACAATATGGATGCGATCACGGCAAGTGTTTCTGTTTTCATTCTGCTTGAAGCGCTCATCACACTCTACATCACTCGCGATTTTTACAACGTATTCATCATTACCATTCTCGGCGTCATAGGAAGTTTGTGCGGATTTCTTTTTTTCAACTGGCATCCGTCAAAATTATTCATGGGCGATACCGGCAGCCAGTTCCTGGGAATTCTGCTCGCAGTAGTGGGCATTCGTTTTTTCTGGAACAATCCTGATTTCGGTGGAAATATTTTCAGATCGAAACAAATCGTTGTCACGCTTCTCGCCTTCATCATTCCGATTACCGATACAACAACGGTCATCATCAATAGAATTTTAAAATTACAGAAGCCGTGGATCGGAGGAAAAGACCACACCACCCATCATCTTTCCTATCTCGGATTAAGCGACAGCCAGGTGGCATTGCTTTTTCTCGGCATATCACTCATCTCACTCATGCTCATTTTTGTCATACAGGGAACTATTGTAAACTGGACCGGGAAACATGTCCTCATCTTCGGATCGTGGTTCGTTCTCGTCTTCGGAACGCTGTATGCGGTGAGCAGGTACACGAAACAACCTCTCACCGAAAATGGGAACGGATCGAAATAATGAAAGAATTAACTGGTTTCGCGAGCAGGGAATCCCGGTTCTGTTCTTTGCGATCGTGCTTTTCCTGGTCATACTTTCCGATCCCGACAAACCTGCTGCACCAACTCCTGCAGCTGTTGAAAACGATAGCGGATTCTATGTGCGCAATGTAAAGATCCCTCCTCTTTTTTTCTGCGGCGAAAAAGTTCCCATCGAAGATTCTGAAGTAAGAAAAAGAATTACAAAACAATTACTCGCTTATACATTCGATCAGCCCTCCACACTTTACCTGAATAAAAAAGCGGCGAGATGGTTCCCGGTAATGGAACCCATCCTGAAAAAAAACGGCGTGCCGGAAGATTTTATTTACGTGGCCATTCTCGAAAGTGGGCTCATCAATTCTCCCGATCAACCGAAGGCCGGAGGATTCTGGCAATTGCAAATTCCCGTAGCGCAATCGTACGGACTCATCATCAACGATCATATTGACGAGCGATTCAATATTGAAAAGTCGACTGATGCTGCATGCAAATGTTTCAAGGACGCTTACAAACATTATGGCAACTGGACCCTGGCTGCGGCGGCTTATGATCTTGGTATTGGAGGACTCGACAAACAGATCGACAAACAGGATAAACGCGATTATTACAAACTGAAACTTTCGGAAGAAACTTCAGATTATGTTTTCCGTTTGCTCGCATTCAAAGAACTCATTACACATCCTGAACTTTATGGTTATACCATTTCGAAAAGACAACTTTATTCCCCGCTCATCTGTAAAAAAATTGAAGTAGATTCTTCCATTCCTGATCTTCCAAAATTTGCTTCGGACAATGGAACAGATCTCGTAACGCTCAAATGGATGAACCCGTGGATCAGCAGCGACAGTACACTAATCGATGATGAAGGAACGAAATTATGGATCAGTATTCCGCCAAAAGGAATGAAAATTTACGGAATGAATAATGACATCCGCAAGAATGAAGATTCAGTGCTGATCGATTCTGCGTGGAGAGATACTACCGGTACGAAGTGACCACTCCTGTTTTTTTCCGGATGAATGCGGAATTTTATCAGCGAGAAACTGAATTTCATTATCTTTGATCAACATCCCGTCAAGGCACTGCCGCGATGGGCTTTTTTTTAAAACATGAAAAATATTTTCTTCCTTTTCGTTTTTTCATTGCTCGTTTATTCCTGC
Proteins encoded:
- the tsaD gene encoding tRNA (adenosine(37)-N6)-threonylcarbamoyltransferase complex transferase subunit TsaD, encoding MPVILGIESSCDDTAAAVIKDGKLLASIVAGQDVHRQWGGVIPELASRTHQQHIVPVIDQTLKKAGIVCNEIDAVAFTRGPGLLGALLVGTSFAKSFALALGKPIIEVNHMQAHVLAHFIGDGTEKDVPEFPFICLTVSGGHTQLIRVDDAYTFSILGETIDDAAGEAFDKTAKILGLQYPGGPLVDAHAQKGNPVAFHFPIAKIPGLNFSFSGLKTSVLYFIRDEIKKNENFVNERMNDLCASVQHTIIRTLLLKLEIAAKETGIKQIALGGGVSANSGLRKELKLLGEKKGWKIFIPPFEFCTDNAAMIAMTGYFKFLRKDFSSQDVAPLPGFHL
- a CDS encoding RidA family protein, giving the protein MKKIITSKNAPAPIGPYSHGVLCGNMLFISGQVGKHPATGEIPADVESQTKQVMSNLNGILQESGMDYSNVVKTTIFLKDLNHFSKVNEIYGSNFSGNFPARETVEVSRLPLDVLVEISVIAVK
- the asnB gene encoding asparagine synthase (glutamine-hydrolyzing): MCGITGAIAFTESGKKYLGKIADAVKSLKHRGPDGEGIFLHDHVAFGHTRLAIIDTTSLASQPFTSNDGRYTIILNGEIFNYRELRAELEKEGMQFRSKSDTEILLGLFSKKGKSCLEMLNGFFAFAIHDKIDNSVFIARDRFGEKPFFYYSDNDVFLFASEPKAIAAFGVEIIPDEDVMPLFFHLNYTPSCEHTLLAGIHEIPQGSYAGFSEKKSFQLHKYYSLPHHKKEISYEEAKKEFRRLLEKAVTDRLVSDVPLGSFLSGGLDSSVVTAIAAKHKEHLETFSIGFRDQSFFDETKFAESVSAHLGTRHHVFSVTNDDLLASLHSFFKELDEPFADSSVLALNILSQETKKHVTVALSGDGADELLGGYNKHEAELRVRKKGLSNFIIDVGAPMLGGLPQSRNSRFSNRMRQLGKYAEGLKLSATERYYRWAGFCTDEEVDRLLLKKRSRNSRHIEKEIVTGIHHNGEFNEVLRADMRIVLEGDMLVKVDRMSMWNGLEVRPPFLDHHLVDFVMQLPSDFKIEPGNRKKILRESFHDLLPAEIFTRKKQGFEVPLLKWFRNELSGMIEELLNEKFIHEQHLFNPEEIKKLRRRLNSNNPGDSVARIWGLIVFQKWWKKYVENK
- a CDS encoding glycosyltransferase; translated protein: MPKVLRITNRFNLGGITYNVSYLSRYLAPEFETMLIGGPNETSEESSLFIPESLGLHPVIIPQMRRSVNPFNDLAAYKKIKKIIREFKPDIVHTHASKAGALGRMAAFHCKVPVIVHTFHGHIFHSYFGKIKTGVIRSSEKYLARRTDAIIAISEKQKKELAIDHGICGEEKITVIPLGFDLGRFRIDMEQKRKNFRKEFEVADDEIAIVIIGRLVPVKNHFLFLRALKNVSEQTKKKIRAFIVGDGEERFALEIAAREIGFDFATEKIRVKKLLTFTSWIKDVDRVLAGSDIVCLTSMNEGTPVSLIEAQAACKPVVSTRVGGVENIVDPGNTALLCEPGDEKKFAENLLTLVENEAERNRMGKDGWDLVGKKFHYERLVSDMSNLYNRLLHSKG
- a CDS encoding polysaccharide biosynthesis/export family protein, whose product is MKQMKCVRLLLPLLFFAVIFLDSCHVLNPNIMLHAGRKYPYDSLTTDSTVAKEFIIGSNDIIEFRLFANDGFKMVDIIGNATNTNIVNNRQNYEYTLDNNGTVKLPIIGVETLKGLGVREAETYLEQRYSDYYVHPFVIIKIVNKRITIYPGEPGQAKVIALSNNNTTVLEALALAGGISSSGKAYNVKLIRQTSDPKKPVKVYKLDLSSIKGLPEGNTIVQSGDIIYVEPRREYAKRTLNEVAPTISLLTSLITVYYVITKIH
- a CDS encoding polysaccharide biosynthesis tyrosine autokinase, translating into MMQAQINDRNETLDRYKERITNFSGEFEIGLFLFIAKRSLLLIFFFFVLAIGGSWLYLRYSQPQYESNSTLQLNTDNNAKTINVQNIYDMGDEDILPGAVEMMRSKLFLERVLSKLPLSVSYFAEGTFKRNEHYKTSPYTIGISLNQKDFSGIRMNIVFNAALNGGSISFNEDGKEFKENFIMNKWVEFPQVSILVTCDEKRLRQMTTSAGTSNKYYFVINSLDELYDSYLPRLNVSIANEAAKTLRISFTDNNAMKAADVVNMISTEFIQYDLERRSESANKTLDYINSELDARLMDEKLVVDSLRDYRSTHHIHDNEVENTFTMNQYGSLNDQLTKVQVEQRVLDDIEKKLQDPNIDVKSILSLLSGLENTASLQLPLNNLYQLLNEREEALQSAKPQSDEIKAYDYQINVQKNMILLSVQTIQSQVEIREKALEEKLHTYDSSLPSGNDQSVEYSSLQQMIEIDQEFIKRLIEKKEELEASKHGFTAKHVVLEEARISSTPISPSRNITIITAIILAIFSSLALVIIRYLLHDKISSLNEIMKHTQASISALGIIPRYKNEVPISQLLVDKNPKSLIAESFRSLRTNLQFISAAEGPKVMAVTSTISGEGKTFVAINLAGIIAYSGKKVIILDLDMRKPKIHLGFNVDNEKGMSTLLIGKNNLGDCIRHSSLDNLDFITAGPIPPNPSELIISDRMKNIVDELKKTYELIIIDNPPVGLVTDGIAIIKEADYPVYIFRADYSRRNFIQIVDRLYNESNIKKLSVVLNGVDVDRKSYGYNYGYGYGYGYGYGYGYYDDQHGKKRSSKRKMPGK
- the rfbC gene encoding dTDP-4-dehydrorhamnose 3,5-epimerase, which gives rise to MRISPVFIEGLKIIQPDIFTDDRGYFFESWNENDFMKNGIAEKFVQDNQSFSHKGVLRGLHFQSPPHAQGKLVRVIAGKVLDVAVDIRKNSATFGKYFSIELSAKNNTLLFIPNGFAHGFVALEEDTIFAYKCTGYYDKNSEITIRWNDPQIGIEWGIKNPSVSAKDAAGKFLREIVSPF
- a CDS encoding undecaprenyl/decaprenyl-phosphate alpha-N-acetylglucosaminyl 1-phosphate transferase; translated protein: MNNDLVLVYSGYFICSIVLAFLLNALFLRFSRTMGIRVNTEHVRWSSTQKPSVGGISFFVLFLLSIACYAVFFPNRFVPLDKKLLGLLCACTVGFVIGLADDAYNTKPLLKLSAQILCGFILIATGQQIDLFRNETLNVILTIIWVVGIMNSINMLDNMDAITASVSVFILLEALITLYITRDFYNVFIITILGVIGSLCGFLFFNWHPSKLFMGDTGSQFLGILLAVVGIRFFWNNPDFGGNIFRSKQIVVTLLAFIIPITDTTTVIINRILKLQKPWIGGKDHTTHHLSYLGLSDSQVALLFLGISLISLMLIFVIQGTIVNWTGKHVLIFGSWFVLVFGTLYAVSRYTKQPLTENGNGSK